The candidate division WOR-3 bacterium genome includes a region encoding these proteins:
- a CDS encoding 4Fe-4S dicluster domain-containing protein, whose amino-acid sequence MFKIKLREEWCKGCYFCINICPKKVYTYSNEYHPRGFKKVKIDKEENCIGCLLCEELCPDLVITIIKDDKKS is encoded by the coding sequence ATGTTTAAAATTAAATTGCGTGAAGAATGGTGTAAAGGGTGTTATTTTTGTATAAATATCTGTCCCAAAAAGGTATATACCTATTCTAATGAATACCATCCAAGAGGATTTAAGAAGGTAAAGATTGATAAGGAAGAAAACTGTATTGGTTGTCTTTTGTGTGAAGAACTTTGTCCTGATTTAGTAATTACTATTATAAAGGATGATAAGAAGAGTTAA